The Sphaerisporangium siamense genome includes the window CGCTCACTCCGAGCACGCGGGGAAGCGCGCCCGGCGCGCCGCCCCCGCTGAACTCACGGTAGAGGGCGACAAGGGCCCGCTCACCGTAACGGGCCACGACATACCGGCAGGCGAGCCACGCCTCCTCGTACGCCTGCGCCAGGCGCGGCGATCCCGGGGCGAAGGCGTCCGGGCCCGGCAGCGCGACCGGGCGCCGGCCCGCGCGGACCTCGGCGGCCAGCTCGGCGGCGGCCGTCGGCACCGGGATGCCCGAGTCCAGGTAGCCGACGTAGTCGGCGAAGCCTTCCACGAGCCACTTCGGCGTGCGGGCGTCCGTGGCCGCGCCGGTGGCGAGGTGGGTGAGCTCGTGGGCCAGGACGACGTCGCGCCCGGCGTCGCTGAGCCGGGCGTACGCGGCGGGCTCGACGATCACGCGGTCCGCCGCCGCGACCGCGGCGAGCCCGCGCACCGAGGCGGGCACGGCGAGCGCGGCGGCCTGCGCGGTGGTGCCGGGCAGCAGTACCAGCGGCCGCACCGGCCCGCCCAGTCGCGCCACGGCACGCGCGGCCCGGTCGGCCCCGCGGGCCAGGTCGGCCGTCTCGGCGGCGCCCGCCCGTGCCGCGGCGAGCACTACGGCGCGCTCCCCCGTGACGATCCTCGCCCCCGCCCAGATCTCCGGGCGCCCGGCCACCGCGGCCCGCGCGAGGCTCTCCGGGTCGGGAGTGGCGGCGGGCGGGGCCGCGAGGACGGCCGAGGCCCCGGGCGCGGCCGGGAGGGCGCCCCAGAGCGCCGGAGCGGCCGTCGGCGCGCTCAGGGCCGCCAGCAGGCCCGCCAGTGAGGCCCCCAGCCGGACGACGCGCATGCGGGCAATCTACCGGGCGCCCCGCCCCTGAAACGCGCCCCCGAGGGCGCGGCTCCGGGACGGGGTGAGGCACGCGCGACGGCGGGAACACTCCCTGTGGGCACGTCCTCGTCCTCGGAGGCGCGATCTGACGGGCGTGCCGGGCAGTCCTGGACGGCCGGAAGCCGCCCGGGCCGGGAAGGGCCCCGGCGGATCGCCTGAGGCGTCCGGCCGTGCACGCCTGACGGCTGCGGATCATCGACCACATTCCGCGTCAGGGGGCGCGTCACGACCCGTGGAGGCCGGCCATGAGCAAGGCCAAGATCAAAACGGAGTACGAGCTCGTACAGGAGAACGTCGACCAGCCCCCGTGGGGGCCCACCGAGCCGGACGAGGAGGAGGTCCTCATCGGTCTCGGCTACCACCTCAACGAGGAGACCGGCGTCTACGAAGGCTTGCCGAGGACCATGGTCACGGAGGCCGAGAGGATGCTCCAGGAGGCCCGCATGGACCTCGGGATGAGCGGCCGTCCGAACCAGATCACCGAGGACTACGCCTCGCGCAACGGCTCGGAGTTCCTGACGGCCCACTGGTGTGACATGGCGGTCACCCACTGGGCCCGGGAGTCCGGCAACAGGAAGGCGGTGCTGCCGGAGGGCGACCGGGCGTACACCGTCTGGCACGCCGAGGACGGCCTGCGGCTCGGCCGCTGGCACACGGGCACGGTGGCCCAGATCAAGGAGCACGCCCGCCCGGGGGCGATCATGTTCGTCGACCACCAGGGATCGAACGACATCGGCGCGATCGACCACGTGGGCGTGGTGGAGGTCAACCTGGGCGACGGCCGCCTGCAGACCATCGAGGGCAACGTGAGCGACAGGTGCGTCCGCACCGTGCGCGGCGCGGCCGACATCGCCGGATTCTGGAATCCCGCCTACAACTGGACGGAGGCCATGGTGGAGAAGCTTCCGACGCTCCACGAGGGCGACCACGGCAAGCACGTGCGGACGATGCATCACCTGATGCTGGCCCGGGACACCACGGGGCTGGAGGGCCTCGGGGACGACGCCTTCACCGCGGAGCACGCGGCCGGCATCCGCCGGCTGCAGCAGGCCGCGGGCGTCGAGGTCGACGCGATCGTCGGCCCTGAGACCTGGAGCGTGCTGCTCGCGGTCCGGTAGGGCCGCCGGGCGTCGCGTGCGCCGGGAACGCGAAGGCCCCGTCCGCCCGCGAGGGGTGAGGGGGACGGGGCCTTCGGTCCGGTGCGCTCAGCGCGGGCCCGGACCGGTCACGCGCCGGGGCGGACGGCTCCGACGAAGCTGCCCTTGCGGTAGCCGTTGAGCTTGTCGATCCGCACCCGCGAGCCGCTGTTCGGGGAGTGGATCATCTTGCCGTGGCCGACGTACATGCCGACGTGGCCGAGGCCGCGGAAGAACATCAGGTCGCCCGGCTGGAGGTGCTTCCACGAGACCTTCTTGCGCACCGCGCGGTACTGCGCGCCGGTGACACGGGGCAGCTTGACCCCGGCCTTGCGCCAGGAGTACAGGACCAGACCCGAGCAGTCGAACGCGCCGGGGCCGGTGGCGCCCCAGCGGTAGGGGTCGCCGATCTGCCTCTTGGCCACGGCCACGGCGGTGCGCGCCTTGACGCGCTGCCGTGCGGCCTTGCTCAGCTTGGTCTTCTTGGTCTTCTTGGTCTTCGACGTCTTCGCGGCCGTGGAGCCCGTGGTGGTCGCCGCCGACTCGCTCTGGGTGGTCGCCGCGGGTTCCGCCGAGGCCACCGGGGGAACGACGGGAGTGACCGGCGTGGCGGCGTCCGCCGCCGGCACCTGCAGGGTCGCCAGGGCGACGGAGGCCGTCACGGTCAGGACGGCGCCGCCGAGGGAGAACCTGGCGATTCGGGGCAGGCGGGGGCTAGGGGTGGTGCTGGACAGGATCGCTCCTAGAATCTTCCACTTACGCCTACCGGGTTAGCTGACGGATTCGGGCATGGAAGCAGCCCTACGGCGCGCGGGGCGCCGATTCACCCCCGGCCTTCCGGCTGGAAGGCCAATTGGGTCCCCGGCTCCGTGCTCCTTGCCGCACGGATTCGGCAGGCCGCCGCGGTGTGGGTTCCTTGTGGGGTTCCCGGTTTCGCCGGCATGTGCCGGCGACGACGGCCGAATGGATGGGTGGTACGTCGGCCGATCTTGCGGACCGGCCCTCGTTCGCGACGGCATGGCGTTGCTCGCCGCGGCCCAGAAGCTACACAGATTGCGAAATTCCAGCAAAGGGTGGGTCAACGAAACGTAGATCATTACGACTGATCACTAACCGATAACGCCTGCATATCAATGCCCTCTGTTACCCGAATGTGATTCCTCTCACATAGCCGGAAACATGGCCCGCCCTTCGTCACATCCGTCACATCCGTCACACAAGTCTTGATCTTGGACGGGCCGGATCGGCGGTTGCGGGCCTCTCCAGAGATGTCAATATGCAAGAGTTCTTTAGCAATGTCTGTTGCGCAAGGCATGTTGCTCATGCCAGCGTGGGGCCCATGGAGAACGAGAACGTCCGGCAGATCACCGACTCGCGCGTGCTGGCCGCCCTGGCCCATCCCCTGCGGCGCCGTCTCATGGACGCGCTCAAGGTCTACGGGCCCTGCACCGCCAGCATGCTGGCCGAGCACACCGGCCAGGCCGTGGCCAACGTCAGCCACCACCTGCGGGTCCTCGCCTCGGGCGAACTGGTCGAGGAGGCCCCCGAGCTGGCCCGCGACCGGCGTGAGCGCTGGTGGCGCCTGGTGTCGGCCTCGCTCCGGTGGTCCACCCGCGACTTCGAGTCCGACCCCGCCTCCGCCGCCGTGGCCGGCGCCGCCGAATCGCTCAACCTGGACCACCACGTGGCCATCGTCCGCGCCTACTACGCCATGACCGAGGACGAGCGCGCGGCCTGGGACAACGCGCCGTTCTCCGCCGACAAGTGGCTGCGGCTGACGCCCGCCGAGCTCGCCGAGGTGAGCCGGGAGGTCGTCGCCCTGTTCGACCGCTGGGCGGCCCGTGACGTCCCCGACGACGGCGCCTCCAGGGACCCGGTGTTCCTGTTCGCCTTCGGCGTCCCGGGGCGTCCATGAGCGCCCTGGACGCGCGATCCCCGCATCCCGGGCCGCCCGGCCGCTCCCCCGCGCGCCGCGGCGTCGGGGGCCTCCTGCGCGAGCGCGACTTCCGCCTGCTGTGGATCGGCGAGACGTCCAGCGCCTTCGGCAGCTCGGTGACCAGCGTCGCGATGCCCCTGGTGGCCGTCACCGCGCTGCACGCCGACGCGCTGGCCGTGGGCGTGCTGGCCGCGGCGGCGTGGCTGCCGTGGCTGCTCATCGGCCTGCCCGCGGGCGCCTGGGTCGACCGGCTGCCCCGGCGTCCGGTCATGCTGGCCTGCGACGTGGTCTCGGCGCTGGCGTTCTGCAGCGTCCCGGTGGCCGCGTGGCTGGGCGTGCTCACCATCGGCCACCTGATGGCCGCGGCCCTGGTCGCCGGCACCGCCAAGGTGTTCTTCCAGACGGCCTACCAGGTCCTGCTGCCTTCGGTGGTCGCCACGGCCGACCTGCGGGAGGGCAACGCCAAGCTCCAGGGCGGCGAGTCGGCCGCCCAGGTCGCGGGCCCGGGGGCGGGCGGCCTGGCCGCCCAGGCGTTCGGGGCGGTCGCCGGCCTGATCGCCGACGCGGCCACCTTCGTGATCTCCGCGGCCTGCCTGCTGGCGATGCGGACGCGCGAGGCGGCCGCCCCGGCGCGCGAGACCGCCACGCTGCTCCGGCAGATCGGCGAGGGCACGCGGTTCGTCCTGCGCGACCCCTACCTGCGGGTCATGACCCTGTTCGGGGCCGTGTCGAACCTGTTCCTCATCGGCTACCAGGCCATCCTCGTGGTCTTCCTGGTGCGCGACGTCGGCCTGAGCGCCGGGACGGCGGGCGGCCTGATCGCCGCCACCAGCCTCGGCGGCGTCGCGGGCGCCGTCCTCGCCACCTCGATCGCGCGCCGCCTCGGCAGCGCGAGGGCCCTCATCGCCTGCGAGGTGGTGTGCACGCCGTTCGGGCTGCTGCTGCCCGCCGCGCGCCCCGGGCCGTCGCTGGCCCTCGGGATCGCGGGCGCCCTCATGGTGGTCGCGGGGGTCGTGGCGGGAAACGTGATCAAAGGCGCGTTCCGGCAGACGTACTGCCCGCGCCATCTGCTCGGCCGGGTTTCGGTCACCATGCAGTTCGTCAACCTGGGCACGCTTCCGGTCGGCGCCGTGGCCGCGGGGGCGCTCGGCGACGCGCTCGGCGTGCGCCCCGCCATGTGGATCGCCATGGTGGGAGTGGCCCTGAGCGGCCTCATTCTGCTCGCGGGGCCATTGCGGCGCGACCGCGACCTGCCTGCGGCGCCCGCCGCTGCGGCGTGAGAAACCGGTCCGTTCCAGGGGCGGAACGGATGTGCGCGGCCGGGTCACGGGGACACCCGGGCGCCCGATCAAGAGTGCTCATTTTTTATCAAATGTCACCATGACCGCACGAGCGCGTGACGGATCCGCGCACGCGACCCCCAGAAATCCGAGCACCCCTAAGCCGCATAATTTGGCTTATATCGGGATATTCTGCGAGTCAAACCGAATTGCCAGCCAGAATATTAGTATCACCGTTAGGTGCGTCCGCTGCACGGCACTAAGGCGTCGTCAATAGGAAACAGTGCCGGATTTCCGCACCCCGGCGATCCGGCGCCGGGAACGGCGCCGCCGGGACCACGCTCCCGCGTCAGGGACGCACGGCGGCGAAGATGCCCCGGTACGAGGACAGCGGGACCACGCTCACCACGCTGCCCGTGCGCGGCGCGTGCACCATCTTGCCGTCGCCCGCGTACATCCCGACGTGGCCGAGGCCGGAGGCGAACAGCAGGTCGCCCGGCTGGACGGCGCCGAGGGGCACCCGCCGCGAGGCGCCCCAGTTGTACTGCTGGGCGGCGGTGCGGGGCAGCGTGACGCCCGCGGCCCGCCAGGCCATCAGCGTGAGGCCCGAGCAGTCGAAGCCGTCGGGCCCGGTGCCGCCGTACCGGTACGGCTTGCCGACCTGCGCGAAGGCGTACTGCAGCGCCGCGCGCGCGTTGCCGGACGCCGGGCCGGTGTACTTGATGCCCGGGCTGTTGGGGTTGCCGGGGTTGTAGGCGTTGAGCCGGCGCAGCAGGCGCTCCTGCTCCCCGACGAGCTTCTCGACGTCCTTCTTCTGGCGCTTGAGCTCGTTCAGCAGCTCGATCGCCTTGTCGTAGGACTTCTTGGCGTCGTCCCGCTCGCCCTGGATCGACGCGGTCGCCTGCTGATAGGCGGCGAGCTTGCGCGCCCGGTCCGCCGACATCTGGTCGACGGAGGAGAGCCCGCTCAGCAGCGCGTCCGGATCGCCCTGGGTGATCAGGCTCGGCCAGGCCAGCATGTCGCCGGACTGATAGGTGCTCACGGCCATCGTCACCAGGCCCGCGCGCAGGCCGTCGATCCTGCCGAGCTGCTCCTTGAGGCGCCCGTTGGCCTTGTTGTAGTCCTTGCGGGCCTTCTTCCAGCGCTCGCCGGCCTCGTTGTACTTGTCCACGACGAGATCGGCGCGCTCGTTGAGCTTGGCGAGCCTGGCCTTGGCCTGGGCGACCGTGGGCCTCGGTTCGGCGCCGGCCCCGCCGGCCTGCGTCACCAGGACGGCGGCGATCAGACCTGTGATGACAGGAATCCGCCCGACTCCCCGGATGCCACGCGCGAGCACTGGGACGCCAGCCCCCTCATGTGAGACAAGTGAGACAGGGCGTGATCCTACAGAAAAGCCGCAGATACCTGCACCTTTTCTCATGATTTCTTGGGACCGCCGCGAAACCGGCCGGTGGGAGGCCGTCCCGAACCGGCGAAAGCGCCGGTCAGGCGCGGCCGAGGCGGCGCAGCAGCAGCGTGGACGGCACAGGACGGGCGCCCATGCGGCGCACGGACTCGGCCACCTCGCGGTCGGAGGAGACGACGGCCACGGCGCGGCCCGGCGGCTCCGCGCGCACGAGCTGCCGTATGAGATCGTCGGCGATCTCGCCGGGCGCGCTGAACAGCACGCGCACCCCGCGCGGCGCGGAGACCTGCACCGGCCCGTTCAGCTCGGCCCCGTCGAACGCGCACGTCACCTCGACGCGCGTCTGCGCCGCCAGCCCGCCGAGGCCCGTCAGAAGCCGCGAACGCTGGTCGAGCAGGGTGAGCGTGGGGTAACCGGTCTTGGTGACGTTGTAGCCGTCCACGATCAGATGGAGCTGCGGGATCGCCAGGAGCTGGTCGAGCAGCGCCGGGTCGTCGTCGGACAGCGCGCGGGCGGGCACGGCCCTGACCGACGGACGGCCGGGCGCGACGGCGCTCACCGAGTCGGCCGGCCTGCTGATCGCCACGGGCAGGGCCAGCTCACTGCGCAGCCCGGCGGCGGCGTCCTGCAAGGTGTCCAGGAGCACGCGGATGCGGGCGTCCTCGATGCTGCGCCCCTCGCGCGCCGCGCGGCGGCTGGCCTCCAGTTGCCGCTCGGCGTCGGTGAGGCGCTCGCGCAGCTTGCGCAGCTCGGTCTCGCCGGCGCTCGCGGCCGAGCTGACGGCGGCCCTGGCCTCCTGGGCCGCCGCCTCCAGCTCGGCGGCGCGCTCCTCGGCGAGCCGGCCGCGCTCGCGGGCGTCGTGCAGCCTGCGGCGCAGGTCGGCGACCTCGGCCCGCGACGCCTTGAGCTGCTCACGCAGCCGGTCGGCCTCCTCTTTGGCGGCGGTCTTCTGCGCGGCGAGCTGCTCGCGCAGCCGCGTCAGCGCCTGTTCCTGCGCGCTGCCCTCGGCCACGACGGCCGCCTGCTCCAGGTCGGCGCGCGCGGTCTCCACCAGCGCGGGCCAGCCGGGCGGGCGCGTCAGGTAGGCGGCGGCGGCCACGAGCACCGGCTCGGCGGCGGGCGGGACGTTGCCGTCCTCCAGGCTCGCGACCAGCTCGGGCCAGGCCTCCTTGAGCGCCTCCGCGACGATCTCGCGGAACTCCTTGTCGGTTTCGAGCTGCGCGGCGATCGGCGCGCTGCCCAGGCGGGCGCGCTTGCGCGGGTCGAACTTGGCGATGCCGCGCAGCGGAGGCGGGATCGCCGGGGGTTGCATCGAGCCGAGCACCTGGGCCGCGAGCTCGACGACGTGTAAGCGGACCTGCTCGGGCAGCGGGCGAGACAGACCTTCACCGGCTGAACTCATCCGACTTCCCCTAGCTGACTGGCCGTTCAGAAACTCCCTATCCGACAAGGGTACGGCTGACGCGTCCGTGGTCAGAGCGCACAGTGCCGGGTTCCCCACGCGGCGCGCCCTCCGCGCGTCGCGCGCGGGCCGCCGTTCCAGGCGGGCCGGCCGCGCACGCCCGGCCCGACGAAGGTGTGATCCCAGGTGGACGCCGCCTCCGCCCGCGAGCGCGCGGGCGCCGGGACAGGGGATGGCCTCCGCAACGGAAAGATACGCCTGAGCTGGGAAGATCTGCGCTGGGGCCCACCCGGCCCCGCGGGGGAACGCGCGGGGCCGGGGGACGCTCAGCGGAGCGAGATCTTGGTCTTCGACCGTCCGATCCGGTCATCCCGGGTGAGCTGGTCGACGTAGTCGCGGGCGGTCAGCCCGGACTCGAAGCTGACCGGCGCCCAGTAGTGGTCCGCCATGAAGGTGCCGCCGTACCGGTACTTCACCCACACGCGGATCTGCATGGTCAGCGTGTTGGCGGAGCCCAGCCGGACCACGCAGTACACCCGCGGGTTGCGGTAGGAGCACGAGGCGTTCGGCGGCTTCCTCAGGAAGCGGACCTTGGAGACCTCCTTGGGCGGCAGGAACGTCGCGAGCACGAGCCCGTCGTCCTGGATCTGGCGCGCGCCGGTCACCTTGAAGGTGTAGGTCGCGTAACCGCCGCGCCGCATGCCCTTGGGGTAGCTGACGTTGACGCGCGGGCGGGCCGCGGCGACGTCCGCGCGCGCCGCGGTGGCGACCGTCCGCGCGGTGGCGGCGGTCTCCGTACGGCCGGGGACCGGGGCGGCCTGGGCGGAGGCGGGTAACAGGAGCGTTCCCGCCGCGACGGCGAGAGACGCGATCAGGATGGCAGGCTTGCGCATGCGCACCTCCGGATATTTCTGGAGTCGAGTGATCAAAGCCGCCCTGACCTGCGGGGCGGCCGCTTCGGGCACGCCGGCCAGAGACCGCCGGCGGCGGCGTCCGAGGCGCCGGAGCGCACCGAACGCACGTCGTATAACGATCGTCGGGCCGCGGGGTTGCGACCGGATTCCACGCGGATTTCCCGTGCCCTCTGGGGAACTGTCGGTCGGCGACCGTATGGTCATGGGCGTGGAGATCGGGGTTCAGGGAACGCTGGACGAGCTGGGCACGCCCCTCGACCAGGTGACCTTCGTCGTGTTCGACCTGGAGACGACGGGCGGCTCGCCCGCCGAGCACGCCATCACCGAGATCGGCGCGGTCAAGGTCCGCGGCGGCGAGGTCGTCGGCGAGTTCGCCACGCTCGTGGACCCCGGGCGTCCCATCCCCCCGTTCATCACCGTCCTGACCGGCATCACCGACGTCATGGTCACCGCCGCCCCCCGCGTCGAGCGGGTCCTGCCGTCCTTCCTGGAGTTCATCCGCGGCGCCACCCTCGTCGCGCACAACGCCCCGTTCGACGTCGGGTTCATCAAGGCGTGCTGCCAGGCCGGCGGCTACGCTCCCCCGGCCAACCCGGTGGTCGACACCGCCGATCTCGCCCGCCGCGTCCTCACCCGCGACGAGGTCCCCAACTGCAAGCTGGCCACGCTGGCCCGGTTCTTCCGGTCCTCCACCGAGCCGTGCCACCGCGCCCTGGCCGACGCGCGCGCCACCGTCGAGGTCCTGCACGGCCTGATCGAGCGCGTCGGGGCCTACGGCGTCCACACGCTGGAGGAACTGCGGGGCTTCGTGCGCGCCCCCACGCCCGAGCAGAAGCGCAAGCGCCACCTCGCCGCCGCGATTCCCAGCGCCCCGGGCGTCTACGTCTTCGAGGACGAGCGCGGCGAGGCGCTGTACGTCGGCAAGAGCGGCGACCTGCGCACCCGCGTGCGGTCGTACTTCACCGCGAGCGAGACCCGGCCGCGCATCCGCGAGATGATCGGCATCGCCGAGCGCGTCCGGCCGATCGTCTGCGCCACCGCGCTGGAGGCCGAGGTCAGGGAGCTGCGCCTCATCGGCGCCACCAAACCCCGCTACAACCGGCGCTCCCGCTTCCCCGAGAAGGTCGTCTGGCTCAAGCTCACCGACGAGCCGTTCCCGCGCCTGTCCATCGTCCGCGAGGTCAAGGCCGACGCCGCCACCTACCTCGGCCCGTTCACCTCCTCCCGCGGCGCCGAGGACGCCCGGACCGCGCTGCACGAGGCCGTCCCCTTACGCCAGTGCACCGAGCGCATCACCCCGCGCACCCGCCGGTCCGCCTGCGCGCTGGCCGAGATGGGCCGCTGCGGCGCGCCCTGCGAGGGGCGGCAGACCGTCGGCGAGTACGGCGCGCACGCCGAGACCGCGCGGTCGGCCATGGAGCACGACCCCGGCCCGGTGTTCGCCGCCCTCCAGGCCCGCATGGATCGGCTGGCCGCCGAGCAGCGTTACGAGGAGGCCGCGGTCGACCGCGACCGGCTCGCCGTCTACGTGCGCACGGCCGCGCGCATGCAGCGCCTGCGGTCCCTGACCGGCATCCCGGAGCTGGTCGCCGCGAGCCCGTCGTTCGACGGCGGCTGGGACATCCACGTCGTCCGGCACGGCCGGCTGGCCGCCGCGGGCGTGATGCCGCGCGGCGCGCACCCGGTCCCCTACGTCGACGCGCTGGTCGCCACCGCCGAGACCGTCACCCCCGGCCCCGGCCCGCTGCCCGCCGCGATCGCCGAGGAGACCGAGTGCGTCCTGCGCTGGCTCGACTCCCCCGGCGTCCGCCTGGTCCGCGTGGACGGCACCTGGAGCACCCCCGCCCGCGGCGCGGGCCGCCTCAAGGGCCGCATCGACCGCGCCTACCAGGGCCTGGAGCCTCGTCAGCGCCGTGAGGGCAGGCCGCTCACCTGAGGGCTCCGGTCGTCCTTCCCCATCGGGTGACCTCGTTGGCGCCGGCTGTCACGCAGGTCAAAGAATCCGACACAAAAGCATAAGGCTCCCAGAGCACACATAACTCTAAGTCGCCACTTATGTCATGCATTCACGACGATAAATGCCAATAATCCCGCATAAATAATCTCCTCATAACCATGCGTAACCCCTATATCCGCTATACCCTGTGAAGGCGTTCGCGGCGCCGCGATCCGGCTCTCCGCGTGACGGCCGCGACGTGCTCGGCATCGAGACCCGCCATACCGGCTTCCCCGTCGAGCCTGCCGCGTTACCCGCGGTGACAGCACATGTCCGGCACTTCACCCGATCGAGGTATGAGTGAACGGCGACAGCTCCCACGAAAGCGACGGCCTGTCCGTCCCGGAATTGGCGGAGTCACTCTGGGGGGTTCGCCCCGAACCGGCGATCGAACGATTCGCGCAGCCGGGCTGGACTCATCGCGAGCAGGTCACCGCTCAATGCCCGCAATGTCACGCTTTTCTGCACACCATGTGGAAAGCCGACGAGCGCGACGGACGAAACTCCCCCTATGTGGCGGTCGTCTGCCGGCGTTGCCCGGCCACCTTCACCCTTGACGACCTGAGGCTGCGCGAGTACGCCGATCTTCTCCAGCAGCCGGGGCCGGGAGGACGACCGGCCCCGTCCGCGGCGGATCGTGGCGCGCCCGGCGACACGACCGTCGCCGGCGTAGCCCAGTGGATGTGGGGCGTGCGCCCCAGCCTGGCGGTGGCCCGGTTCGCCCTCCCAGGATGGCGGTACCTCCGCCAGACCGATCTGTGCTGCCCGACCTGTGACGGCGCTCTTCATGGCATGACCCGGGCCTATCAGGTCGAAGGAGCACGGCGAGCGGAGTTCGCCGTGGTCTGCCCGGCCTGTCCCGCGACCTTCACCCTGCAACATCTCAGGATCTCGCGCCGTCCGGTGCTGGGCGACCTTCCCGCGGACGCCCCCTTCGAGGATCCCGGCGCCGCGCTGGTGGCAGGGCCCGCGCCCGGCCCGGCCGCGGCGGGCCACGACGACGCCGCCCCGGCGCCGCCGCCAGGGTCACAGGTCGCCGCGATCCGTGCGGGCCGGGTGCTGGGCCTCCTGCCCCATCTCTCCCCTCACCAGGGATCCGGCGCCCGCGATGCCAAGCCACCTCAGGAGATCACGGATCAGCCGCCGGCGGAGCACCGTCTGCTGCACTGGTGCAAGATCACCAACCCGCGGTGGACGCTGCCGCCGCTGCCACCGGGCACCGATGTCCGGGTCATCCTCCCCGACGGGCCGGAGTTCGGCCGGCTGCGCACGACGCTGGCGGCGGCGGGAGTCCCCCACCGATCGGTGGCGTACTGGGCCGAGAACGAGATCGTCTCGACGGTCGGCGCGGACGGCCAGGCGGCGCCGCTTTCGGTCATCACCGCGCTGACCCGGCCAGGGGCCGACAAGCTCTTCTGGCGTTCCCCCGTATCCGGGCAGCCGGCCTGCAACGCCCACGGCGCGTTCGAGAAGATCTGGGACACCCACGAGGAGACGGTCACCGACCACCGGTCCGAACTCGTCCCCGCGGCCGACCTGGTCCCGCAGGCGTGGCTGGACTACCTCCCGTTCGACCGGCTCAACCCGGCCCAGGTCCAGGCCGCTCCCGCGGTGCTGAACTCCAAACGCCACCTGGTCATCACCGCCCCGACCGGGGCCGGGAAGACCGTCATCGGCATGCTCGCCGTCCTGCGCGCCATCCTGGGCGAGGGGCGCAAGGCGGCGTGGCTGGTCCCGCAACGGTCCCTGACCGACGAACTGGACCGGGAACTCGAAGGCTGGCGCGGAAAGGGACTCCGCGTCGAACGGCTGTCCGGCGAGTACACCACCGATATCGAGCGGATCCGCGCCGCGGATCTATGGGTGGCCACCACCGAGAAGTTCGAGGCGATCTGCAGGACCAATTCCCTGCAGGCCGCGCTCGGCGAGGTCGGCTGCCTGGTCGTCGACGAGGTCCACCTCCTCGGCTCCCCCGGACGAGGCCCTCTCCTGGAGGCGCTGCTCGCCCGGGTCCGCGGTGTGAACTCCCCCGTCCGGATCGTCGGGCTGTCGGCCACGGTGTCCAACGCCGCCGAGATCGCCGAATGGCTCAACGGCCGGCTCATCTCCACCGCCTGGCGTCCCAGCCGACTGACCTGGCAGCTCCCGGCCATCCCCGTCACCCTCGATCAGGCCGCGGACAACAGCGTGCGCAACCGCCTCGCCGTCGTCCTGGCCCGGCGCGTCACCGACGACGGCGGGAGCGTTCTGGTGTTCTGCGGGAGCAAACGCAACGTCCGCGTCACCGCGCTG containing:
- a CDS encoding C40 family peptidase; this translates as MTASVALATLQVPAADAATPVTPVVPPVASAEPAATTQSESAATTTGSTAAKTSKTKKTKKTKLSKAARQRVKARTAVAVAKRQIGDPYRWGATGPGAFDCSGLVLYSWRKAGVKLPRVTGAQYRAVRKKVSWKHLQPGDLMFFRGLGHVGMYVGHGKMIHSPNSGSRVRIDKLNGYRKGSFVGAVRPGA
- a CDS encoding NYN domain-containing protein is translated as MSSAGEGLSRPLPEQVRLHVVELAAQVLGSMQPPAIPPPLRGIAKFDPRKRARLGSAPIAAQLETDKEFREIVAEALKEAWPELVASLEDGNVPPAAEPVLVAAAAYLTRPPGWPALVETARADLEQAAVVAEGSAQEQALTRLREQLAAQKTAAKEEADRLREQLKASRAEVADLRRRLHDARERGRLAEERAAELEAAAQEARAAVSSAASAGETELRKLRERLTDAERQLEASRRAAREGRSIEDARIRVLLDTLQDAAAGLRSELALPVAISRPADSVSAVAPGRPSVRAVPARALSDDDPALLDQLLAIPQLHLIVDGYNVTKTGYPTLTLLDQRSRLLTGLGGLAAQTRVEVTCAFDGAELNGPVQVSAPRGVRVLFSAPGEIADDLIRQLVRAEPPGRAVAVVSSDREVAESVRRMGARPVPSTLLLRRLGRA
- a CDS encoding MFS transporter, giving the protein MSALDARSPHPGPPGRSPARRGVGGLLRERDFRLLWIGETSSAFGSSVTSVAMPLVAVTALHADALAVGVLAAAAWLPWLLIGLPAGAWVDRLPRRPVMLACDVVSALAFCSVPVAAWLGVLTIGHLMAAALVAGTAKVFFQTAYQVLLPSVVATADLREGNAKLQGGESAAQVAGPGAGGLAAQAFGAVAGLIADAATFVISAACLLAMRTREAAAPARETATLLRQIGEGTRFVLRDPYLRVMTLFGAVSNLFLIGYQAILVVFLVRDVGLSAGTAGGLIAATSLGGVAGAVLATSIARRLGSARALIACEVVCTPFGLLLPAARPGPSLALGIAGALMVVAGVVAGNVIKGAFRQTYCPRHLLGRVSVTMQFVNLGTLPVGAVAAGALGDALGVRPAMWIAMVGVALSGLILLAGPLRRDRDLPAAPAAAA
- a CDS encoding CHAP domain-containing protein; this translates as MSKAKIKTEYELVQENVDQPPWGPTEPDEEEVLIGLGYHLNEETGVYEGLPRTMVTEAERMLQEARMDLGMSGRPNQITEDYASRNGSEFLTAHWCDMAVTHWARESGNRKAVLPEGDRAYTVWHAEDGLRLGRWHTGTVAQIKEHARPGAIMFVDHQGSNDIGAIDHVGVVEVNLGDGRLQTIEGNVSDRCVRTVRGAADIAGFWNPAYNWTEAMVEKLPTLHEGDHGKHVRTMHHLMLARDTTGLEGLGDDAFTAEHAAGIRRLQQAAGVEVDAIVGPETWSVLLAVR
- a CDS encoding C40 family peptidase, yielding MLARGIRGVGRIPVITGLIAAVLVTQAGGAGAEPRPTVAQAKARLAKLNERADLVVDKYNEAGERWKKARKDYNKANGRLKEQLGRIDGLRAGLVTMAVSTYQSGDMLAWPSLITQGDPDALLSGLSSVDQMSADRARKLAAYQQATASIQGERDDAKKSYDKAIELLNELKRQKKDVEKLVGEQERLLRRLNAYNPGNPNSPGIKYTGPASGNARAALQYAFAQVGKPYRYGGTGPDGFDCSGLTLMAWRAAGVTLPRTAAQQYNWGASRRVPLGAVQPGDLLFASGLGHVGMYAGDGKMVHAPRTGSVVSVVPLSSYRGIFAAVRP
- a CDS encoding ArsR/SmtB family transcription factor → MENENVRQITDSRVLAALAHPLRRRLMDALKVYGPCTASMLAEHTGQAVANVSHHLRVLASGELVEEAPELARDRRERWWRLVSASLRWSTRDFESDPASAAVAGAAESLNLDHHVAIVRAYYAMTEDERAAWDNAPFSADKWLRLTPAELAEVSREVVALFDRWAARDVPDDGASRDPVFLFAFGVPGRP
- a CDS encoding peptidase MA family metallohydrolase, giving the protein MRVVRLGASLAGLLAALSAPTAAPALWGALPAAPGASAVLAAPPAATPDPESLARAAVAGRPEIWAGARIVTGERAVVLAAARAGAAETADLARGADRAARAVARLGGPVRPLVLLPGTTAQAAALAVPASVRGLAAVAAADRVIVEPAAYARLSDAGRDVVLAHELTHLATGAATDARTPKWLVEGFADYVGYLDSGIPVPTAAAELAAEVRAGRRPVALPGPDAFAPGSPRLAQAYEEAWLACRYVVARYGERALVALYREFSGGGAPGALPRVLGVSAERFTAAWRAYVVAELS